Proteins from a genomic interval of Kribbella aluminosa:
- a CDS encoding LacI family DNA-binding transcriptional regulator → MDDAEALPERTRRRPAPKPHAAGVKAVAAAAGVSLGTVSNVLNRPEVVSPLTRAKVEAAMASLGFVRNESARQLRAGSSRILAYLMLDAGNPFFTDVAKGVEEAAQAAGLSVFLCTSSEDADREAAYLDLLEQQRVQGILITPIDQHSSRLRELPSRGTPVVVVDRTLDEATHCSVAVNDVLGGELAISHLLELGHERIAYVGGPNTLGQVVDRRDGARRALRTAGKPITDLIELTTGALTVAEGRGAGQRLAGLPADRRPTAAFCANDLLALGLLQQCVSLGLRVPEDLAIVGYDDIEFAEAAAVPLTSVRQPRQLLGRTAAELLLDESSNPDHEHQRVTFTPELVVRTSTRGTL, encoded by the coding sequence GTGGACGATGCGGAAGCGCTGCCCGAACGTACCCGCCGGCGGCCCGCCCCGAAGCCGCACGCGGCCGGCGTGAAGGCGGTCGCCGCGGCCGCCGGGGTCTCGCTGGGCACCGTGTCGAACGTGCTGAACCGCCCCGAGGTGGTCAGCCCGCTGACCCGCGCCAAGGTCGAGGCCGCGATGGCCTCGCTCGGTTTCGTCCGGAACGAGTCGGCCCGCCAGCTCCGGGCCGGATCGAGCCGGATCCTCGCGTACCTGATGCTCGACGCCGGCAACCCCTTCTTCACCGACGTCGCGAAGGGCGTCGAGGAGGCGGCCCAGGCGGCCGGGCTCTCGGTGTTCCTGTGCACCAGCAGCGAGGATGCCGACCGCGAGGCGGCGTACCTGGACCTGCTCGAGCAGCAGCGCGTCCAGGGCATCCTGATCACGCCGATCGACCAGCACTCGTCCCGGCTCCGCGAACTACCCTCCCGCGGCACACCGGTGGTGGTCGTGGACCGGACCCTTGACGAGGCCACGCACTGCTCGGTCGCGGTGAACGACGTACTCGGCGGCGAGCTGGCGATCTCGCACCTGCTCGAGCTCGGGCACGAACGGATCGCGTACGTCGGCGGGCCGAACACGCTCGGTCAGGTCGTCGACCGGCGCGACGGCGCCCGGCGCGCGCTGCGGACCGCCGGGAAGCCGATCACCGACCTGATCGAACTGACCACCGGCGCGCTCACGGTGGCCGAAGGCAGGGGCGCTGGGCAACGACTTGCCGGGCTTCCCGCGGACCGTCGGCCGACAGCCGCGTTCTGCGCGAACGACCTGCTGGCGCTGGGTTTGCTGCAACAGTGCGTGAGCCTCGGGCTGCGCGTCCCGGAGGACCTCGCGATCGTCGGGTACGACGACATCGAGTTCGCCGAGGCCGCCGCCGTACCGCTGACGTCGGTGCGGCAACCGCGTCAACTGCTCGGCCGGACCGCGGCGGAGCTCCTGCTGGACGAGTCGTCGAACCCGGACCACGAGCACCAGCGGGTCACGTTCACGCCGGAGCTGGTCGTGCGGACGTCAACGCGCGGGACGCTCTGA
- a CDS encoding TetR/AcrR family transcriptional regulator, which produces MESETEGRTPRKRRAILAAATEVFLQHGYLGASMDEVAAKAGVSKQTVYKQFENKERLFAEIVLGTSDQLMDGLLQAYVDTLDGAADAREALQALAHRLLQSLTADNVLQLRRLVIAEADRFPEVCGAWFDSGFDKSLDALGQALTRLSDRGLLRELEDPTLAAYQFAGLVMYKPMNRAMFAGTRQRVDNSELQKLADQAADVFLAAYGSERPAR; this is translated from the coding sequence ATGGAGTCAGAGACCGAAGGCCGGACGCCCCGCAAACGCCGCGCGATCCTGGCCGCCGCGACCGAGGTGTTCCTCCAGCACGGCTACCTCGGCGCGAGCATGGACGAGGTCGCGGCCAAGGCCGGCGTCTCCAAACAGACGGTCTACAAGCAGTTCGAGAACAAGGAGCGCTTGTTCGCCGAGATCGTCCTCGGCACCAGCGACCAGCTGATGGACGGTCTCCTGCAGGCGTACGTCGACACGCTCGACGGCGCGGCCGACGCTCGGGAAGCTCTGCAGGCGCTGGCACACCGCCTGCTGCAGAGCCTTACCGCCGACAACGTGCTGCAGCTCCGGCGGCTGGTGATCGCCGAGGCGGACCGGTTCCCCGAGGTGTGCGGCGCGTGGTTCGACAGCGGCTTCGACAAGTCCCTCGACGCGTTGGGTCAGGCGCTGACCAGGTTGAGCGACCGCGGTCTGCTCCGCGAGCTCGAGGACCCGACGCTGGCGGCGTACCAGTTCGCCGGGCTGGTCATGTACAAGCCGATGAACCGCGCGATGTTCGCAGGCACCCGGCAGCGCGTCGACAACAGTGAGCTGCAGAAGCTCGCCGACCAGGCGGCCGACGTCTTCCTCGCGGCGTACGGGTCAGAGCGTCCCGCGCGTTGA
- a CDS encoding aldo/keto reductase: protein MANLALGAMEYGTRIDEETSFRLLDAFVDAGGEWIDTANCYAFWQHPSGQGGQSEELLGRWLAQRPGVRDRIKLATKVGCEPLWPGSYPEHSEGLSAKAIDTALETSLRRLGVDHIDLYWAHRDDRSTPLEETVAAFGKHAKNGTIGRIGLSNYALWRVERMRGLAQEQGVMGPTALQLRYSYLQPRPFVRDHAHDHRFGWITDEVLDYAETNPDQQLFAYSPLMSGTYENRPDRPLDPAFTHPGTTRRLEALTDVAASLNTTPSAVVLAWLTGGTPPITPIVGISKPAYLTTALTGTQLNLTTEHRQQLDDVW from the coding sequence ATGGCGAATCTTGCGCTGGGTGCGATGGAGTACGGGACGCGGATCGACGAGGAGACCTCGTTCCGGTTGCTGGATGCCTTTGTGGACGCGGGCGGGGAGTGGATCGACACCGCGAACTGCTACGCGTTCTGGCAGCACCCGAGCGGACAGGGTGGCCAGAGCGAGGAACTGCTCGGACGGTGGCTGGCGCAGCGTCCCGGCGTACGGGACCGGATCAAGCTGGCAACGAAGGTCGGGTGCGAGCCGCTCTGGCCCGGCAGCTACCCGGAGCACTCGGAAGGCCTGAGCGCCAAGGCGATCGACACGGCGCTCGAGACCTCGCTGCGGCGGCTGGGTGTCGACCACATCGACCTGTACTGGGCACACCGCGACGACCGGTCCACACCGCTGGAGGAGACCGTTGCGGCGTTCGGCAAGCACGCCAAGAACGGCACCATCGGCCGCATCGGCCTGTCGAACTATGCCCTCTGGAGGGTCGAGCGGATGCGCGGTCTGGCGCAGGAGCAAGGCGTCATGGGCCCGACCGCCCTACAGCTGCGCTACTCGTACCTGCAGCCACGCCCGTTCGTCCGCGACCACGCCCACGACCACCGCTTCGGCTGGATCACCGACGAGGTCCTGGACTACGCGGAGACCAACCCGGACCAGCAGCTGTTCGCGTACAGCCCCCTGATGTCCGGCACCTACGAGAACCGCCCCGACCGCCCCCTCGACCCCGCCTTCACCCACCCCGGCACCACCCGCCGCCTGGAGGCCCTCACCGACGTAGCCGCCTCCCTCAACACCACGCCCTCAGCAGTAGTCCTCGCGTGGCTCACCGGCGGCACGCCACCCATCACCCCCATTGTCGGCATCAGCAAACCCGCCTACCTCACCACCGCCCTCACCGGCACCCAGCTGAACCTCACAACAGAACACCGCCAACAACTCGACGACGTCTGGTAA
- a CDS encoding DUF4240 domain-containing protein, translating into MDKDRFWGLVEDARASVDDTVADPDGVADALTKVLGAARGEVIVGFGTELARLQVESFRWDLWAAAHLINAGASEDGFDSFRGWLIAQGREVWDAALAEPDSLADVVDEDRPEGFEGFDGEGMLHVGSHAYKNLTGDEAAYWKAVDAEAPDTPDVPAGEEIDFDDGDELETRLPRLAALYLNA; encoded by the coding sequence GTGGACAAGGACAGGTTCTGGGGTCTGGTCGAGGATGCGCGTGCCTCGGTGGATGACACGGTGGCTGATCCGGACGGCGTTGCGGATGCGTTGACCAAGGTGCTGGGTGCAGCGCGCGGCGAGGTGATCGTCGGGTTCGGGACCGAGCTTGCGCGGTTGCAGGTCGAGTCGTTCCGGTGGGACCTGTGGGCGGCGGCGCACCTGATCAACGCGGGTGCTTCGGAGGACGGGTTCGACTCGTTCCGGGGCTGGTTGATCGCGCAGGGGCGAGAGGTGTGGGACGCCGCGCTCGCGGAGCCGGACTCGCTCGCCGACGTGGTCGACGAGGACCGGCCGGAAGGGTTCGAGGGCTTCGACGGCGAAGGGATGCTGCACGTCGGAAGTCACGCGTACAAGAACCTGACCGGCGACGAGGCGGCGTACTGGAAGGCCGTCGACGCCGAGGCACCGGACACGCCGGATGTTCCGGCGGGCGAAGAGATCGACTTCGACGACGGGGACGAGCTCGAGACCCGCCTCCCGCGCCTCGCGGCCCTGTACCTCAACGCCTGA
- a CDS encoding alpha/beta fold hydrolase, with protein sequence MSTVTSADGTTIGFDAYGAGRPLILIDGATAHRAVNPLNAEVGQLLSDGFRTYVYDRRGRGQSTDTAPYAIQREIEDIAALIEDAGQPAILFGWSSGCLLALDAAAAGLPVAGLVLFEPPVVVDDVRPPLPSDYVEQLDAFVAAGRRDKAAELFMTAALGMPAEAVAGMKQSPYWAPLEEIAHTIAYDGRIMGSTMSGNPLPPDRWADVKVPVLVLYGDKTWPTLSAGAQAVAAHLPDATLRAVPGENHSTEASTVAAVLRDLT encoded by the coding sequence ATGAGCACCGTGACATCGGCCGACGGCACCACGATCGGCTTCGACGCGTACGGCGCCGGCCGGCCGCTGATCCTGATCGACGGCGCGACCGCGCACCGAGCCGTGAACCCGCTCAACGCCGAGGTCGGGCAGCTGCTGAGCGACGGGTTCCGGACGTACGTGTACGACCGGCGCGGGCGCGGCCAGAGCACCGACACCGCGCCGTACGCGATCCAGCGCGAGATCGAGGACATCGCCGCGCTGATCGAGGACGCCGGCCAGCCGGCCATCCTGTTCGGCTGGTCCTCGGGATGCCTGCTCGCGCTCGATGCCGCGGCGGCGGGGCTGCCGGTCGCGGGGCTGGTGCTGTTCGAGCCGCCGGTCGTCGTGGACGACGTACGGCCGCCGCTACCGTCGGACTACGTCGAGCAGCTGGACGCGTTCGTCGCCGCGGGACGCCGGGACAAGGCCGCCGAGCTGTTCATGACCGCGGCCCTCGGGATGCCCGCGGAGGCGGTCGCCGGGATGAAGCAGTCGCCGTACTGGGCCCCGTTGGAGGAGATCGCGCACACGATCGCGTACGACGGGCGCATCATGGGCAGCACGATGTCCGGCAACCCGCTGCCTCCGGACCGCTGGGCGGACGTCAAGGTGCCGGTGCTGGTGCTGTACGGCGACAAGACCTGGCCGACGCTGTCCGCCGGCGCGCAGGCGGTCGCCGCGCACCTGCCTGACGCGACGTTGCGGGCGGTCCCCGGTGAGAACCACTCGACCGAGGCGTCGACCGTGGCGGCAGTACTGCGGGACTTGACCTAG
- the rhaI gene encoding L-rhamnose isomerase — MTPDAAKDALSRQEIELPSWAFGNSGTRFKVFTQPGVPRSPEEKIADAAVVHKYTGVAPSVALHIPWDKVDDYAALSAYAKEQGVRLGAINSNVFQDDDYKLGSVTNPDPAVRRKATDHLLECVGIMDQTGSRDLKLWFSDGTNYPGQDDIQDRQDRLATALREVYERLGDDQRMLLEYKLFEPAFYTTDVPDWGTSYAHCLELGPKATVCIDTGHHAPGTNIEFIVAFLLRTKKLGAFDFNSRFYADDDLMVGAADPFQLFRIMNEIVRGEALDPAAGIAFMLDQCHNIEEKIPAIIRSVMNVQEATAKALLVDRDVLRKAQQDGDVLGANAALMDAYNTDVRPLLAELRESQGLDADPVAAYKRSGYFEQITKDRADGQQAGWGA; from the coding sequence ATGACACCCGATGCCGCGAAGGACGCGCTGAGCCGCCAGGAGATCGAGCTGCCCTCGTGGGCGTTCGGGAACTCCGGCACCCGGTTCAAGGTCTTCACCCAGCCCGGCGTACCGCGGTCGCCGGAGGAGAAGATCGCCGACGCGGCCGTCGTCCACAAGTACACCGGTGTCGCGCCGAGCGTCGCGCTGCACATCCCCTGGGACAAGGTCGACGACTACGCGGCGCTGTCGGCGTACGCGAAGGAGCAGGGCGTCCGGCTCGGGGCGATCAACAGCAACGTCTTCCAGGACGACGACTACAAGCTCGGCAGCGTGACGAACCCGGACCCGGCGGTCCGGCGGAAGGCCACCGACCACCTGCTCGAGTGCGTCGGCATCATGGACCAGACCGGGTCGCGGGACCTGAAGCTGTGGTTCTCCGACGGCACCAACTACCCGGGCCAGGACGACATCCAGGACCGTCAGGACCGGCTCGCGACCGCGCTTCGTGAGGTCTACGAGCGGTTGGGTGACGACCAGCGGATGCTGCTCGAGTACAAGCTGTTCGAGCCGGCCTTCTACACCACGGACGTGCCGGACTGGGGTACGTCGTACGCGCACTGTCTCGAGCTGGGGCCGAAGGCAACGGTCTGTATCGACACCGGGCACCACGCGCCGGGGACGAACATCGAGTTCATCGTGGCGTTCCTGCTGCGCACCAAGAAGCTCGGCGCGTTCGACTTCAACAGCCGGTTCTACGCCGACGACGACCTGATGGTCGGGGCCGCGGACCCGTTCCAGCTGTTCCGGATCATGAACGAGATCGTCCGCGGCGAGGCGCTCGACCCAGCCGCCGGCATCGCGTTCATGCTCGACCAGTGCCACAACATCGAGGAGAAGATCCCCGCGATCATCCGCTCGGTGATGAACGTGCAGGAGGCCACCGCGAAGGCGCTGCTGGTCGACCGCGACGTACTGCGGAAGGCCCAGCAGGACGGCGACGTACTGGGTGCGAACGCCGCGCTGATGGACGCGTACAACACCGACGTGCGGCCGTTGCTCGCGGAACTGCGCGAGTCGCAGGGCCTGGATGCCGACCCGGTCGCGGCGTACAAGCGCAGCGGGTACTTCGAGCAGATCACCAAGGACCGCGCCGACGGTCAGCAAGCCGGATGGGGAGCATAA
- a CDS encoding bifunctional aldolase/short-chain dehydrogenase has product MSDTPSVTAELVARSNRLGADPRNTNYAGGNTSAKGTATDPVTQQPVDLLWVKGSGGDLGTLTAAGLAVLRLDRLNSLVDVYPGVDREDEMVAAFDYCLHGKGGAAPSIDTAMHGLVDAPHVDHLHPDSGIALATAADGEKLTAECFGDRVVWVPWRRPGFQLGLDIAAVKRENPQAIGCILGGHGITAWGDTSEECEANSLDIIRTAERFLAERGKPEPFGAVVDGFEALPVDERRARAAALAPVIRGLASTDKPQVGHFNDSDVVLEFTARERLAELSALGTSCPDHFLRTKVRPLVLDLPPTAPLDEAVSRLRELHEQYREDYAAYYNRHAEADSPAMRGADPAIVLVPGVGMFSFGKDKQTARVAGEFYLNAINVMRGAEAVSTYAPIDEREKFRIEYWALEEAKLQRMPKPKPLATRVAFVTGGGSGIGKAIAHRLAAEGACVVVADLDQAAAEAVAKELGSTDVAVAVAADVSSAEAVEAALREAVLAFGGVDLIVNNAGLSISKSLLETTERDWDLQHDVMAKGSFLVSRAATKVLIEQGLGGDIVYISSKNSVFAGPNNVAYGAAKADQAHQVRLLAAELGEHGIRVNGVNPDGVVRGSGIFAGGWGAKRAAVYGVPEEELGAYYAQRTLLKREVLPENVAAAVFALTGGELTHTTGLHVPVDAGVAAAFLR; this is encoded by the coding sequence GTGAGCGACACCCCTAGCGTCACAGCCGAGCTCGTTGCGCGTAGCAACCGACTGGGTGCCGATCCACGCAACACCAACTACGCCGGCGGGAACACGTCGGCGAAGGGTACGGCGACCGACCCGGTCACCCAGCAGCCCGTCGACCTGCTCTGGGTGAAGGGATCCGGTGGCGATCTGGGCACGCTCACCGCGGCAGGCCTGGCTGTGCTCAGGCTCGATCGGTTGAACTCGCTGGTCGACGTCTACCCAGGCGTCGACCGTGAGGACGAGATGGTCGCCGCGTTCGACTACTGCCTGCACGGCAAGGGCGGCGCGGCGCCGTCGATCGACACCGCGATGCACGGGCTCGTCGACGCGCCGCACGTCGACCACCTGCACCCGGACTCCGGGATCGCGCTGGCGACCGCGGCGGACGGCGAGAAGCTGACCGCGGAGTGCTTCGGCGACCGCGTGGTGTGGGTACCGTGGCGACGCCCCGGGTTCCAGCTCGGCCTGGACATCGCGGCCGTCAAACGCGAGAACCCCCAGGCCATCGGCTGCATCCTCGGCGGTCACGGCATCACCGCGTGGGGCGACACCTCCGAGGAGTGCGAGGCGAACTCGCTCGACATCATCCGGACGGCGGAACGCTTCCTCGCCGAGCGCGGAAAGCCCGAGCCCTTCGGTGCTGTCGTCGACGGCTTCGAGGCGCTCCCGGTCGACGAACGCCGGGCCCGGGCCGCCGCGCTCGCTCCGGTGATCCGCGGTCTCGCGTCGACGGACAAGCCGCAGGTCGGCCACTTCAACGACTCAGACGTGGTGCTGGAGTTCACCGCCCGGGAGCGGCTGGCTGAGCTGTCCGCGCTGGGCACCTCGTGCCCCGACCACTTCCTCCGGACGAAGGTCCGGCCGCTGGTCCTGGACCTCCCGCCGACCGCCCCGCTCGACGAGGCCGTGAGCCGTCTCCGCGAGCTGCACGAGCAGTACCGCGAGGACTACGCGGCGTACTACAACCGGCATGCCGAGGCCGACAGCCCGGCGATGCGTGGGGCCGATCCGGCGATCGTGCTGGTGCCGGGCGTCGGGATGTTCTCCTTCGGGAAGGACAAGCAGACCGCCCGCGTCGCCGGTGAGTTCTACCTGAACGCGATCAACGTGATGCGCGGCGCCGAGGCGGTGTCGACGTACGCGCCGATCGACGAGCGGGAGAAGTTCCGGATCGAGTACTGGGCGCTCGAAGAGGCGAAGCTGCAGCGGATGCCGAAGCCGAAGCCACTGGCGACCCGGGTGGCGTTCGTCACCGGCGGCGGGTCGGGGATCGGTAAGGCGATCGCGCACCGGCTGGCGGCCGAGGGTGCCTGCGTCGTCGTCGCGGACCTCGACCAGGCGGCGGCCGAGGCGGTCGCGAAGGAGCTCGGCTCGACCGACGTGGCCGTCGCGGTGGCCGCGGACGTGTCGTCGGCGGAGGCGGTCGAGGCCGCGCTGCGGGAGGCCGTCCTCGCCTTCGGTGGCGTCGATCTGATCGTCAACAACGCCGGCCTGTCGATTTCGAAGTCGTTGCTGGAGACAACGGAACGCGACTGGGACCTGCAGCACGACGTGATGGCCAAGGGCTCGTTCCTGGTGTCGCGGGCCGCCACGAAGGTGCTGATCGAGCAGGGGCTGGGCGGCGACATCGTCTACATCTCCAGCAAGAACTCGGTGTTCGCCGGCCCGAACAACGTCGCGTACGGCGCCGCCAAGGCGGACCAGGCGCACCAGGTCCGGCTGCTCGCGGCCGAGCTCGGCGAACACGGCATCCGGGTGAACGGCGTGAACCCCGACGGCGTCGTTCGCGGCTCCGGGATCTTCGCCGGCGGCTGGGGTGCGAAGCGGGCCGCGGTGTACGGCGTACCGGAGGAAGAGCTTGGTGCGTACTACGCCCAGCGGACGCTGCTCAAGCGCGAGGTGCTGCCGGAGAACGTCGCGGCCGCGGTGTTCGCCCTGACCGGCGGGGAGCTCACGCACACGACCGGTCTGCACGTGCCTGTCGACGCCGGCGTGGCTGCCGCGTTCCTGCGTTAG
- a CDS encoding HNH endonuclease signature motif containing protein produces the protein MISTADHPDLGVPTPGDPCAPSAGYVVLPVPPDELVPPDDSYDLDDLYDVDGSCVPRYLSEEDLYDDLPPMSRVDRLDWEEWAGVDQDEAERAMLRLKAPAWVFLPPGAELAAALEQLRPQCESPIALIEAMKAAARMEAWAASIRTGAQACFVRQRKTQATEIPRPTQLDPAGRPIDPERSWAAEIAAALHLSTTTAARHIDTALHLTSTLTATHTALRCGALTFSKALAISEATRTLPPTAAQAVETHVLKRAPGQTHQNLNASLRRQVAKHTTHEHTDRHHAATTDRTCKIIPLADGMAGLWIVHTADKIQQMWIVIQAMADLAKRSTPVPIPGAPSTPGTTPSFGLGGERGMRADRPGPTVARSSTPIQATSTGTSAAEAHSDAPSADQPATAMPTSRNTADTAHPAEPAGPGKSAGSAETTGPSKSAGPGRAGSVQDERLAPQRRADVMADLFEHMLYNGLDWLGRRLPDRHRRRPHIEVMIPITTLLGMDDDPCELTGYGPIPSAMARRVATAGTWRRLLTDPTNGTVLDASTTRHDPGAAVTETLLARHPVCAWPGCNRASRECDRDHTTPFAQTRQTHLTGLVPYCEYHHVIKDTKAWGWKTIAHPDGSVTLTAPTGHRYTTVPPARGPIAPPAAPPTAAPPPTAAPPTGEPPARAEPPPF, from the coding sequence ATGATCTCGACGGCGGACCACCCGGACCTCGGCGTTCCCACGCCAGGCGATCCCTGCGCGCCGTCCGCTGGATACGTCGTACTGCCAGTTCCTCCCGATGAGCTGGTTCCGCCGGATGATTCGTACGATCTCGACGATCTGTATGACGTTGATGGTTCGTGTGTGCCGCGGTACCTGTCCGAGGAGGACCTGTACGACGACCTGCCGCCGATGTCGCGGGTCGACCGGCTGGACTGGGAGGAGTGGGCCGGAGTCGACCAGGACGAGGCCGAACGCGCGATGCTGCGGTTGAAGGCACCGGCCTGGGTGTTCCTGCCACCCGGCGCCGAACTGGCCGCCGCCCTGGAACAGCTACGCCCGCAATGCGAGTCCCCGATCGCGCTGATCGAGGCAATGAAAGCCGCAGCCCGGATGGAAGCCTGGGCCGCCTCGATCAGGACCGGCGCGCAGGCCTGCTTCGTCCGGCAACGCAAAACCCAGGCCACCGAGATCCCCCGCCCAACCCAGCTCGACCCCGCCGGCCGCCCCATCGACCCCGAACGCTCCTGGGCCGCCGAGATCGCCGCCGCCCTGCACCTGTCCACCACCACCGCCGCCAGACACATCGACACCGCCCTGCACCTCACCAGCACCCTCACCGCCACCCACACCGCCCTGCGCTGCGGAGCACTCACGTTCTCCAAAGCCCTCGCCATCTCCGAAGCCACCCGCACCCTGCCACCCACCGCAGCCCAAGCCGTCGAAACCCACGTCCTAAAACGCGCCCCCGGCCAAACCCACCAGAACCTGAACGCCTCCCTGCGCCGCCAGGTCGCCAAACACACCACCCACGAACACACCGACCGCCACCACGCCGCCACCACCGACCGCACCTGCAAGATCATCCCCCTCGCCGACGGCATGGCCGGGCTGTGGATCGTGCACACCGCCGACAAAATCCAGCAAATGTGGATCGTCATCCAAGCCATGGCCGACCTCGCCAAACGCAGCACCCCCGTACCGATCCCCGGCGCCCCGAGCACCCCGGGCACCACCCCGAGCTTTGGCCTGGGTGGTGAACGTGGCATGCGCGCTGACCGTCCGGGGCCTACCGTCGCCAGGTCCAGCACACCCATCCAAGCCACCAGCACCGGCACGTCCGCCGCCGAGGCTCACTCAGACGCACCCAGCGCCGATCAACCTGCCACCGCGATGCCCACCAGCCGCAACACTGCCGACACCGCTCACCCGGCGGAGCCAGCCGGGCCTGGAAAGTCTGCTGGATCGGCTGAGACGACCGGGCCGAGTAAGTCTGCTGGACCGGGTAGAGCTGGGTCTGTGCAGGATGAGCGGCTCGCGCCTCAGCGGCGCGCCGACGTCATGGCCGACCTGTTCGAGCACATGCTGTACAACGGCCTGGACTGGCTCGGGCGGCGCCTACCCGACCGGCACCGGCGACGCCCACACATCGAAGTCATGATCCCGATCACCACCCTGCTCGGCATGGACGACGACCCCTGCGAGCTCACCGGCTACGGCCCGATCCCGTCCGCCATGGCCCGCCGCGTCGCCACCGCCGGCACCTGGCGACGCCTGCTCACCGACCCCACCAACGGCACCGTCCTCGACGCCTCCACTACACGCCACGACCCCGGCGCCGCCGTCACCGAAACCCTCCTCGCTCGGCACCCCGTCTGCGCCTGGCCCGGCTGCAACCGCGCCTCCCGCGAATGCGACCGCGACCACACGACGCCCTTCGCCCAAACCAGGCAGACCCATCTGACCGGCCTGGTCCCGTACTGCGAATATCACCACGTCATCAAGGACACGAAAGCCTGGGGCTGGAAGACCATCGCCCACCCCGATGGCTCCGTGACCCTCACTGCGCCGACCGGCCACCGCTACACCACGGTCCCACCCGCGCGCGGACCCATCGCGCCCCCCGCCGCACCACCCACCGCCGCACCACCACCCACCGCCGCACCACCCACAGGCGAGCCCCCGGCCAGAGCCGAACCGCCACCCTTCTGA
- a CDS encoding L-rhamnose mutarotase, whose protein sequence is MNRYCFCLQVRPDRLDEYVDRHRNVWPDMQAALRESGWHNYSLFLRDDGLLVGYVESADLEAAQQAMAATEVNARWQAQMTDFFQGIDGRPPDESFLLLPEIFHLKGTDS, encoded by the coding sequence GTGAATCGTTACTGCTTCTGCCTGCAGGTCCGGCCCGACCGGCTCGACGAGTACGTCGACCGGCATCGCAATGTCTGGCCGGACATGCAGGCCGCGCTGCGCGAGTCCGGCTGGCACAACTACTCGCTGTTCCTCCGCGACGACGGCCTACTGGTCGGGTACGTCGAGTCCGCGGACCTGGAGGCGGCGCAGCAGGCGATGGCGGCCACCGAGGTGAACGCCCGCTGGCAGGCGCAGATGACCGACTTCTTCCAGGGCATCGACGGCCGACCGCCGGACGAGTCCTTCCTGCTGCTGCCCGAGATCTTCCATCTGAAGGGGACTGACTCATGA
- a CDS encoding GNAT family N-acetyltransferase yields MAIVSSPAVRFVEMTGTALSALLGDDRPAAEAELGFPLGEEFLTDRAKWLWQYRLDQLTRDPSTFGWLVKLAVVDGVVVGYAGFHGPPDEAGMVEIGYTVDPPYRRQGHARSIVTALLERAAAEPLVQTVRATISPTNQASLATIAGFGFVQNGEQWDEEDGLELIFERRATPARR; encoded by the coding sequence ATGGCAATTGTCTCCTCTCCAGCGGTCCGCTTCGTCGAGATGACCGGTACCGCACTGAGCGCGTTGCTGGGCGACGACCGCCCAGCGGCAGAGGCCGAGCTCGGATTCCCACTCGGCGAGGAGTTCCTCACTGACCGGGCGAAGTGGCTCTGGCAGTACCGCCTCGACCAGTTGACCCGGGATCCCAGCACCTTCGGGTGGCTCGTCAAGCTCGCCGTGGTCGACGGGGTCGTCGTCGGGTATGCCGGTTTCCACGGTCCACCGGACGAGGCCGGCATGGTGGAGATCGGCTACACGGTCGACCCGCCGTACCGGCGGCAGGGTCACGCCAGGTCGATCGTGACCGCGCTCCTGGAACGCGCCGCCGCCGAACCCCTGGTCCAGACCGTGCGGGCCACGATCAGCCCCACCAACCAGGCATCGCTCGCCACCATTGCCGGCTTCGGATTCGTCCAGAACGGTGAACAGTGGGATGAGGAAGACGGCCT